From the Macaca nemestrina isolate mMacNem1 chromosome 7, mMacNem.hap1, whole genome shotgun sequence genome, the window TTTGGCTTGAAACTTTTCTCCTGCTACCAAAAAACAATACACATTGTTGCCATTGTTCTTGGTCAATAAAATACCTATTACACTAAGATGGTAATAGGACATATCTGAGAACAAACTGTTGAGATGTAGTTGAGACTACAATCTGAAAAACTGAACACAATTCCAGCCGTGTTATAGCAAAGTGTAATATTAAAGCGTACCATGTGTCTGAAATTTGTCTCTTAAGTAGCTAGAAATTTTTATAGCTCCACCAACCTGTTCTACCACATAATCATTAAGATTACAATTAAACTAGCTACTAAAACAAGGAAAATGGAACCAACAGAAAACTATACTAGGTTAATTTGTAAAGAAATTGCGTCAGAAATTGGTGggtcttggtctcactgacttcaagaatgaagtcaATGAAGTCGCAGACCCTCGCgctgagtgttacagttcttaaagatggcgTGTTCAGATGTTCGGATGtgtttggagtttcttccttctggtgagtttgtggtcttgctggctGCAGGAGTGAAGCTTCAGACTTTCGCggtaagtgttacagctcttaaggcagatcatctggagttgttcattcttcccagTGGGTTCATAAGCTCACTGGCCTCAGGAGGGAAGCAGCAGACCTTTGCAGTCACCCTTATGGCTCATAAACGCTGTGTGGTTGCCACTGATTGGGGcaacctgcttttattcccttatctgaccccacccacatcctgctgattggtccattttacagagagctgattggtccattttgacagagtgctgattggtgcgtttaccaTCCCTGAGCTagagacagagtgctgattggtgcatttacaatcctttaactagacagagtgctagacagaaaagttctccaagtccccactaggttagctagttacagagtactgattggtgtatttacaaaccttgagctagacacggTGCttattggtgcgtttacaatcccttagctagatgTAAAAGTTCTCCAACTCTGCCACTAGACTCaagagcccagctggcttcacctagtggatcctgcaccagggctgcaggaggAGCTGCCCGCCACTCCTGAGCcgtgcctgcactcctcagcccttcgGCGGTGGATTGTACCAGGTGCCACAGAGTGCGGGGGCGGTGCCCGtcggggtggggagtggggaaggtCTTGGATATGacaggctgcaggtcccgagccctgccccatTGGGAGGCAGTTGAGGCCCAGCGACAATTCGAGCTGGTGGACCGCCAGTGCTGGGGaacctccacagctgctggcctcaatgctaagcccctcactgccctgggccgacGGTGCCGGCCAGCCACTCCAAGTGTGGCCTTGCCTTCCCCGCCAGAACTAGCACTGGCCTGTGAGGTTGGCGTGCAGCCCAGGTTCCTGCCcaggcctctccctccacacctgcaAAGAGAGGGAACTGGCTCCACCCTCCGCCAGCCCAGAGAGgtgctcccacagtgcagtggtgggctgaagCGTTCTTCAAGTGCAGCCAGAGTGGATGCCGAGGCCGAGGAGTcgcagagagtgagggctgctagcacattgtcacctctcaaaaTGATAACTgtatagtttcttttaaagagacagaccttattttaaggatttttacatTGAAGAATTCAAAAAGCAATAAATTTTTGGGaatttgttgatttgcatttaAAGGAACTGCTGACAAAGATTCACTGGTAATAATCTGAACAAGTTGGAAAATACAGTCAACACTATTGAAACACTACTAAAATAATTCCAGGACATAGTTTTATTCCACAGAACAAAACTTCTCAGATGCTGTCCTTGATGTGAAAATTGACtgcttcttacttttttttttttttccagctgcatccatgtccctacaaaggacattaactcatccttttttatggctgcatagtattccatggtgtatatgtgccatattttcttaatccggtcATAACAGTGTCTTATATGTAAAATGCTGTTCTTGCCTTTCATTTcagaatatacttttttaatgtgaatttctggattttcattttatagCATGTTTGTGTCATTAGTGAAACtggaaaagcaaaatacaaaacaagcCTAAGATGAGAGTTCAAGTTGAGTTTGGAAATATCTGGAGTCCTATTGACATCCCCAGTAAAATTATCAATGTTCTAGTTCTATGGCCATCTGCTTAGGAGAGCTTTTTGTATGTATCTTCTAAGAATTGTATCTGTTTTGCAGTTTAATTTTGCCACTCAAAACATTCTGGTTTGTTGCTTTTTACActtgttatatacattttaaaaagtagaatcatAATATATGGTCCTTTGTCACTCACTATATTTTAAGCATGTTTCTGTGGCAGAAATATATCCTGGCATCATCATTTTTAATATCTGGGTGTATGTTAAGTGAATCATTGGCACCCCAGAGCTGAATTTCCTTCTATGTACATTTTAATGGACTCAAGTAAGTATTTTTGCACTGAATTCATACAGTAGAATTTCTAGaggaaaataatgtaaaacagttttaagatttttaaaagaaatgttcaaaTTATCCTGTAGGAAAATTGGTTCAGTTTATACTCCCATCAACAAGGACAGAGCTCCAGGTTCCCCCTTCCATTTGTCATCTTTGCTGGTCTTTAGGCAGAAAATctcattgttttcattacatttctttgatttctagTGCTTTTGaatctttttcatatgcttatagGCCATTTTTATTACTGTGGGAAGTGCCAGTTTctcctttgctgattttctgctggaaatcattcatttttttctctgagtaatttaaaatttttctttatcgGCTAAGGATACAAACCTTTAATCTGTCATTGAGGTTACAAAGACTTTCTCCCAGTACGTAATTTGTCATTTCGCTTTATTTTTTGCTAGCCAAGCACCAATgtcacatttcacttaatttttatcctgctgcatgaaaaaattttaatttagtgaTTTTACTGGAAACAGGAGCAGGACAGAATGTAATATCtagatctcgctctgtcatcccaactggagtgcagtggcttgatcatagctactgcagcctcaaactcctgggctcaagtgattttcccacctcagcctcccaagtagctctaggactacaggtgtgtgccgccatgcccagctaatttttaaattttttgtagagatgtgaatTTGCTATgctgcgcaggctggtcttgaactcctgacttacCCCACCTTGGCTTGCCAAtatgctgggagtacaggcgtgaactactgcTCCCGGCCAAGAGCTTACTGTTTTTGCTAGAAGTGTTCTTGGTATCTTTTTATATCTGAGGCTTTCATGCTAGTGCTGAAGTATTACACTCACCATCTGAGGTTTACAGgacttttgttttaatattgAACAGAAGGACATGTTTAGTGCTGCATCTTTGCAGGTAAACAAAATGTGCCGACCAGGACTCTGCTTTATATCCATTGAAAGCAAGAAGTGATACAGTAAAATGTTGCCTGGCTAGAAGCTTTGGGAGAATGGAGTGTTCTGGTTTAATTCTATTAACTTGGAAGGATGAAGGTGAAACAAATTCAAAACTTTAATTTCCTGTTGAATGCGATGTGAAAATATAGCCAGTGATTCCACCTTTCTTCTCTAGTAAGTTTCGACATTCAGATCTAGTTGGTCTTTTATCATAGAACTCCTAGTGTGCCTGAGTCTTACATTGTGAAGATCCTTTTCTAAAACTTTAGATGTAAGAGGATGTAAATGATACTGGATGAGATCAGGCTGGATGAGAACTGATAtctgtaaatatatgttttagAAGAAATGTCTGATTGCCACTCGCTTTCTTATTGAACTCATAAAAGTAAAACACATTGGCTGGAGGGTGGAAGTAGGAAGGAGATTCATGTCTTTTAATTGCACGTCATTGTTTCATATCGAGACAGAACATATAGTATCCCTGGCTTTGGACCTACAgaaggaaacacatttttctaCCTGCTGTATGCCAGCGGTTCCTGAACACCTGGAGGGCTTATTGCAGCGTGGATTGCTGGGCCctactccagagtttctgattcatcAGGTCTAGGGTGGGCCTGAGAATTTACATTTATAAGAAGTTCCCAGGTGCTCTTGGTCCAGAGACTATAGTTTTGAGAGCCACTCTTATATACTAACTATAAATTGTAGAACTCTAGAGAAAAGCTTACTTTGGTCTGGGATAAGAAGCACACAGATAATGGAGCAAATCATGAAAAAGTCAATCCTTGATCCCAGGTAGCAAGCACTACACAGTGACAGAACACAACTCTTGGTTTTCATGATTGCAAGTCATAGCCAATCACTGAGAGAGAAATGCAGTTTCATTTTCAGGGCTTACAGAGGCCAGGTGATTCTAGAAAAATAGGATTTAGTGATTAACCTCATGAGAGTAGGAGTTATTTATGTCCTTTTTCTCTCACACATCACTTAGCATTTAGCCTTACTTTAGAGGGTCCTGTATTTGTTTTAAACTTCTAAAGACCTTTGAGTGTTTATTAAATGGAAagctttgtgtgtatgtgtgtgtgtgtgtgtgtgtgtgtatgtgtgtgtgtgtatgtgtgtgtgtatgtatgtgtgtgtgtgtgtccgtgtgtgtgtgtgtgtgtgtccgtgtgtgtgtgtgtatgtgtgtgtgcgtgcgtgtgtgtgtgtccgtgtgtgtgtgtgtgtgtgtgtatgtgtgtatgtatttagagacagagactcattctgtagcccaggctgaagtgcagtggcatgattttggctcactgcaacctccgcctcccaggttcaaggattctcctgcctcagcatcccgagtaactgggattacaggcacctgccaccatgcccagctagttttggaTTTTtcgtagagaaagggtttcatcatgttggccaggctggtcttgaactcctgaattcaggtgatccacctgccccagcctcctaaagtgctgggattacaggcatgatgcaccgcgcctggctcaaaagctttgtgtttttaaagatattatacatgtttctttaaaaaaaaaaaaactttaacaaTAAAGTACGAGAGTAAGCttttccaaaaaagagaaatcattgtGATTATATTATCTTATTGGAATGTTGGATAATACAGTCTGCTTTATCAATTATCAAGCACActataaaattccattttcataGGATTTGTACCTCAATTGAGGTAAtacagttttaaagtttttaaagtgaaagcCAGCCCACCCCTCTCCTGGAGTGGGCGGGGACAGCGGTTGCAGGGACAGCTTTCCTTGTGACACCACAGGTCCTTCATGACACGcctcctttctctttcatctttctcATTGACCAATGGGCTTGAAGCATTAAGGCCACGCCCCTATTCTGCATTCTAGTGTGGCCCTGGTTACGCCGCCTCTGGCTCAGTCACACAGCTACCTGGTAGGTGACTGGAGGTGTATAGTTGTCCTTGCCTAGATCGTGCTGATGTGGCCCCAACCCCACCTCCCTACCCATCCCGTGATGTCCAAAGAAACCCGACAGAACAAATTGGCCGAGGCCAAGCAAAAGGTAAAACGCGCCAGGTTGCAGCACCCCAACCCAGCCCCAGGTCCCCTCTGACAGTTGAACTGCTGCCAGAGTCTGTGTCACTCCTGAGGCACACTGGGCTGGGTGCTCCCAAGTGCCTCTGGGTTCCCCACACCAAAATCTTGTGAGCCGGCCCACTCCCCTCATGAGTCCTTCCCCTGCCCTCGCCAGTCACCCCAGGGCGACTTTGAGCTGGTGACTCCTGGGGCTTCCCTCTCCACACTCTGCCCTTACCTTCTGCTATCCCAAACCCAACCTCCATGGGCTCTTTGGGCTCATGTCTCCAAGGACCTGGGTGCCCCAGAACCTGCTCTCATCAGTTGCCCCAGGGTGACTTTGGGCATGTGACTCCTTGGGCTCCCTGCTCCACATTCGGCCCTCACCTCCCACCGCCTCAAgcctgacctccctgggctctttGGGCTCCTGTCTCCAAGTACCTGGGTCCCAATCCAGCGACCCCCTCCCCAGTCTCAAAGTGACAACTTGGGCATTGCTCTCATGTGTCCCCCCTGCCACTCCACCGAGGAGTGGAATGTAGTGATTTCACAGTCCCCCTAGGAACTATCATTATGGCCACGAGACCTGCCTTTGGTCTTAGGACCTGGTCCCCTAAGTATTTTTGCCCATTTCTGATTCCTCTTGTAGCACAGGTTTCCAGCTGGATGGGGAATGGGGACCATGGGACCTAGGGGAGAGAGGTTTCAGGCTGCCTTACTTCCTTAACACAGACATTCACAGTGTGAAAAGGCTACACCTCCCCCATCAGTTCAACACATTGACAGTGTCAATGGGAGAacgggtttggtttggttttctcccAGGCTTCTACTCTCCAGAGAGACTTTAACattgtttctgagttctccacCTCAGACTTGAATTCTCCATTGTTCTGGGACCAGAGTGCCCCTCAGTCAGTGGTTTCTAGAGTGAGATCTGCCTATCTTCTGTGGAACAGATATTGGGAAACTGAACTTGACAGCTTCACTCTTCCTCATCTCATCTCCACCTGGGGTACTTCGAGTGCCACAGGATAAATATGGGGCATCTTTCTGAAGCATCAGTTTCCCTTGATTCTATTGAGAGACAAAACATTAATGTACTTAGGGATGACAGTTACTTAGATTTATAAAAGTATACAAAACTTCTGTCTGAGAGGAGGGTTGGGTTGTCCTCTTTCTGTTAAAttcccagatttcacagaaaggctgccttctgccatgaggatACATTAATATAAAGTTTGAGAGGTAGTGGTGCACTTCTTCACACTAACAGACGTGTGAGGGTGTATGACTCTAAACCATTCCTGCCTacttaatatttgcttttttacctcTGCCTCTGGTTTTCATCCCTGGCAGCTGCTGAGTTGTGGCAAAATCACAGAGCTCAGAGCCAGAAGACTGAGTTTAAGTTCCATTATTGCCTTTTGTTCAGCCATGGTATCAATCCCTCTCAGTCAGTAAGTGATTGTGACAACACTTCCTACAGTTGTTGGTGGCATTAAATGAGATGGTGCATAAGAGTATTTTGTAGAAACTGTAATGCGGGATGTGACTGTAGGAGCTTGTAGTTCTCATGAGTATCACTGCTCTTCCTTTCCACAGTTGAGAGACTACCATCCCCAGGCCAACCCTAGTGTTGGTACAGGAGCAAGCGACACCAAAACGAAGAACATAAATAATGGTGCTAACCCTGAGACAACCACTTCTGATGGTTGCCACTCACCTGAGGATGTGAGTCTTGGCTGGGAGGCTCCTGGGGACAGAGGGCCCAAGGGGTGGTGGAGGGTAATTGTTAAGATTGTGGAAGAACTCCCAGGCACTGCTTAAGAACTCTGGGTTTGAATCCTCTCCATCTGCTGGGGATATCATTTAGGACAAATTGCTTAAGCTCTTTGGGCTTcatttttcacatctgtaaaataggagtgGTGTGGTTTTACTTACATttgtgaagtttaaatgagatTCGTCATTGCAGTTTTTATGTTAATCCCTAGTCCACGGCCTGCTGTAAACTCTCCTTCTCGGGCTTGCATTTCCTGAGGCAGAGTTAGAGAGTATCAGAGGTTTCTGTTAGCTCTGAGAGTCTGAGAATTAAAGGCCCACTAGAATGGAAACCTTGGGACTGAGGACTCCTGTCTGCCTTTTCTGTCCTATACTCCCGCTGTCAAGAACCGTCCCTGGCCCGTATGTGCTCAgtcagtgtttgttgaatgaatgcaccTTTCTAAATCACAAGCTGGCAGAAGGGTGGCCTTTTCTCACACTCCATCTCTGAAGGTTTCTGTGACTGTCTTTTTGAGAGAATCTAGTTTCAGACTTTCAGTTCTGTGACTGTGGGCaaaaaccaacaaagaccaaaatcCTTTATCTTTGGGAGTTGAGGAGAGTTTATCAGCTTGTGTTCCCATTGAGTCTGAGAACTTTGCCTTTAAAATCCATCCCTGGCCCCTGCCTACCCCTTCCTGACCTGGGGAATAGAGTCGAAGGGGCCACCCTCAGTCACCTTCCTTTGACTCTCCCCACAGAAACAACAGAACCAAGCTCAGCTGGAAGAAGTAATGTGATTTCTTTGTTTGCTCACATGACTGCTGGGTTTGGAGGACACTCAGCCGTAGAGGCCCCAGTCTCGTCTcacccactcccagcctggggaagaaggcTCACCCCCCGGATCTCACCCCATCCACACAGGGTCCCTGATAACCTGGTCCCATGGGTGGGCCTGTCCTGGGGCAGTGGTGCCGTTCTGGGGGCATGTCTCTTGctgtgccatctctgcctccccctagtaagagctctgtcttcctctttctatAGGAAAAGAAGGCAAGCCACCAACATCAGGAAGCCCTAAGGAGGGAGCTAGAGGTGAGTGGAGGGTGTGAAGTTCCCTCCTGTCCTCTGGAGAAggtttctttgcttctctttcaGCACTTGCTTGTCTTTTCTCCCAAAGGCCCAGGTTCATACCATACGAATCCTTACATGTGAGAAAACTGAGCTTCAGACGGCACTCTATTACAGCCAGCGTGCTGTCCAGCAGTTGGAAGGTGGGAATCTGGCACCCGGTCATCCTTCAACTTGGCACTTTGACAGGCCTTTAGGGGGAGTCCTTTGGGCCGCATCTGAATGTCTCTCATTCCAGGAGAGTCCAGGCATCTGGTGAGCCGCCTCCATGATTCATGGAAGTTTGCCGGAGAGTTAGAGCGGGCTCTCTCTGCTGTTGCTACACAGAAGAATAAGGCTGACAGGGTGAGTCCAACCACCTGCCCCGTCCCCTGGGAACCCGGCTTCACAGATGGAGGAGTGAGCCTAAAAGTTCCTTCTGCAGGATGGAGTGTCCTGCCCAGAAGACAGCATGGCCATTTCTTGCTGCTTTTGTGTGTGGTGGTTAGAGGCAGCCTGGGGCTGAGTCGGCTGCTGTGGGTGAGTTGAGGGGCGCCGTGGGGAGTGAGCACTGGACATAGAGCTCGCAGGCCAAGTGCCCACCCTGCCCATACTTGGCTGTGGCCTTGGCCAAGTCCCAAGTGGCGGTTAGGATACTGGTACCATAAAGGTACAGAAGAGTATGTTGAGTACATTGTTATCTGTGTTGAGAGAAGgagaacatgtgtgtgtgtatgtgtattatgGTAATATACAAAAAACATGTTTGTAAGGATCATAAAAATATCAGGAGAGAGGAAGAATGTGGGGGGAAATATTTCCCTTCCGTACTTTCCGAGTTTTGGACTATTCAAACGTATCATCCTTTCAAAAAGTCAACAAATGATTAATTTCCTCCTTATCTGTGTCCCTACCCCAGCAAAAGAATGGGCTTAGAGAATCAGATATACCTGGGTATTGAAGTACCAGCTGTAAGTGATCTTAGGCAAGCACTTAACCCTTAATACCCCATGTTTTTCATCTACACAATAGAGGTAATAATGGTAACCGTCTCCTATGgaggttgtgaggattaaatggggcTGTTAGCGCAGTGCCTGGTGAAGCACTCAGTAAAGGTTCCAACAGTGGTAGTAATAACAGTAAGAACAATAGCAATACCATCTGATGTCTCTGGGCCCCTGCTAGCCAGCCATGAATTCAGTCTCTTTCCCTGTCCCTTCCACCTTTACTGAgttctttgaaaaacaaatgagGGCCAGGTgctctggctcatgcctgtaacgccagcactttgggaggccaaggcgggcggatcatctgaggtcaggagtttaagactagacTGAcggacatggagaaaccccatctctactaaaaatacaaagttagccgggtgtggtggcacatgcctgtaatcccagctaattgggaggctgaggcaggagaatcgcttgaactcgggaggcggaggttgtgatgagctgagattgcaccattgcattccagccagggcaacaagactgaaaatctgcctgaaaacaaacaaacaaaaaaaagtaagaaagacacaaaacaaaaaaagaaaaccaaaggataCCCTGGGCTTGGAAGTGCCTTGAGAGCATGTGAGGTGTgactgggagtggggagtggtGTGTGGAGTGGTCACGGTGGCTGTTGTTCCTGGTCGGCCAGCCGCTCCTCTACCTGCTCTATCCTGACTTCTCCCTTCTCTATTTGCAGTACATCGAGGAGTTAACAAAGGAGAGGGACGCCCTGAGTCTGGAACTGTACAGGAACACGTAGGATGGGGGACGGTGGGATGGGAGGTCTTGGGGCTCTTAGCGTGGGGGgtgtgctgggaggtgggggtacAGGTGAGCATGGTGAGAGGCTCATACAGGTTTTCATGGGTGCACAGGGAAGCTCTAGTGCCGGCTGTGCCACTGACTCATGGGGTAGCCTCAGGCAACTCATGTCTTCTCTCTGGCCTGCCACCTGTGATTTTTAATTCCTGGGGTCCCTTCAAATGCCACGGTTCTGTGGTTGTGGGGTGAAAGTAGAGGGTTGATCACCAAAGCGGTCCTTTCTGTTCTTCGTTCATTGCTTTATCTACTGCCTCTGGCCATAGCATAACTGATGATGAGCTGAAGGAGAAAAATGCCGAACTACAAGAAAAACTTCGACTTGTAAAATCTGAAAAGTCTGAGATCCAGCTCAACGTAAAGGAGCTAGAAAGGAAGCTGGAGAGGGCCAAGCTCCTGCTGCCACAGGCAAGCAACTACAGCCCCGGGGGTTGTGGGATCCCCGTCCGGCTGGGACCATGGTCTAGGGATCATGCAGGGTATGGGGAGGTTCCAGCCAAGAGCTAGAAAATTTGGGCCCTTGTTCTGGTCCCACCATAGAATCCTCTAGAGTGTGCTAAAAATCTACAAAGTGGGGCCCTGCCTGGGAATCAGAATCTCAGAGTTAGggcttaaaaatacatattttaaaggatCATGGGTGAAAACCATTGTTTtatagattacatttatttatttatttatttatttatttatttatttttttttttttttttttttttttgagacggagtcttgctctgtcacccaggctggagtgcagtggccggatctcagctcactgcaagctccgcctcccgggtttacgccattctcctgcctcagcctcccaagtagctgggactacaggcgcccgccaccacgcccggctagtttttttgtatttttagtagagacggggtttcaccgtgttagccaggatggtctcgatctcctgacctcgtgatccgcccgcctcggcctcccaaagtgctgggattacaggcttgaggcaccgcgcccagcctatagaTTACATTTATATGACTATCCCATGAGTCTGTTTCCTTCTGAGGTTCAAACCAACACTTTCACTGttccagcagcagctgcaggaggACGCTGACCACCTGGGTAAGGAGCTGCAGAGTGTGTCCGCGAAGCTCCAAGCCCAGGTGGAAGAGAACGAGTTGTGGAACCGCCTGTACCAGCAAcaggaggagaagatgtggaggcaggaggagaagatacgggagcaggagAAGAAGATGCATGATCAGGAGGAGAAGAtaagggagcaggaggagaagatgcacacgcaggaggagaagatgcacacgcaggaggagaagatacgggagcaggagaagaggaggcaggagcaggaagagaagatgtgggagcaggaggagaagatgcatgtgcaggaggagaagaggcaggaacaggaggagaagatgtggaggcaggagaagaTATGGGAGCaggagaagatgtggaggcaggaggagaagatacgggagcaggaggagaagatacgggagcaggaggagatgatacgggagcaggaggagaagatgtaCGAGCAGGGggagaagatacgggagcaggagaagatgtggaggcaggaggagaagatacgggaggaggagaagatacgggagcaggaggagaagatgtggaggcaggaggagaagatacgggagcaggagaagaagatacgggagcaggaggagaagatacgggagcaggaggagatgatgtggaggcaggaggagaatatACAGGAGCAGAaggagaagatgtggaggcaggaggggaagatgcgggagcaggaggagaagatacgggagcaggaggagaagatatgGGAGCAGGATAAGAAGAGGCAGGAGCAGGAGAAGAAGAtacaggagcaggaggagaagaggcgggagcaggaggagaagatgtggaggcaggaggagaagatgcacgagcaggaggagaagatacgggagcaggagaagatgtggaggcaggaggagatatgtgagcaggaggagaagaagcGGGAACAGGAGGAGATGTgcaggcaggaggagaagatacacgagcaggaggagaagatacgggagcaggagaagaagaggcaggagcaggaggagaagatgtggaggcaggaggagaagatacgggagcaggaggaggagatgtggaggcaggaggagaagatgcacgagcaggaggagaagatacgggagcaggaggagaagatacgtgagcaggaggagaagaggcgggagcaggaggagaagatgtggaggcagaaggagaagcTGCGGGAGCAGAAGGAGATAATGCAGGAGCAGGAAGAGATGatgcaggagcaggaggagaagatgtgtgagcaggaagagaagctccgggagcaggaggagaagacgcaggagcaggaggagaagatatgGAGGCAAGAGGAGAAGatatggaggcaggaggagaagatgcaggagcaggaagaaaagctgtgggagcaggagaagaagatgtgggagcaggaggagaagatgtgcAGGCAGGAGGAGAAGCTGCAGGACcaggaggagaagatgtggaggcaggaggTGAAGCTACGGGAGCAGGAAGAGAAGATGTGGGAGCAGGAGAAGATGATGCAGGAACAGGAAgagaagatgtggaggcaggaggagaagatgcggaggcaggaggagaagatgcggaggc encodes:
- the LOC105497537 gene encoding golgin subfamily A member 6-like protein 26 isoform X4, producing MWPQPHLPTHPVMSKETRQNKLAEAKQKLRDYHPQANPSVGTGASDTKTKNINNGANPETTTSDGCHSPEDEKKASHQHQEALRRELEAQVHTIRILTCEKTELQTALYYSQRAVQQLEGESRHLVSRLHDSWKFAGELERALSAVATQKNKADRYIEELTKERDALSLELYRNTITDDELKEKNAELQEKLRLVKSEKSEIQLNVKELERKLERAKLLLPQQLQEDADHLGKELQSVSAKLQAQVEENELWNRLYQQQEEKMWRQEEKIREQEKKMHDQEEKIREQEEKMHTQEEKMHTQEEKIREQEKRRQEQEEKMWEQEEKMHVQEEKRQEQEEKMWRQEKIWEQEKMWRQEEKIREQEEKIREQEEMIREQEEKMYEQGEKIREQEKMWRQEEKIREEEKIREQEEKMWRQEEKIREQEKKIREQEEKIREQEEMMWRQEENIQEQKEKMWRQEGKMREQEEKIREQEEKIWEQDKKRQEQEKKIQEQEEKRREQEEKMWRQEEKMHEQEEKIREQEKMWRQEEICEQEEKKREQEEMCRQEEKIHEQEEKIREQEKKRQEQEEKMWRQEEKIREQEEEMWRQEEKMHEQEEKIREQEEKIREQEEKRREQEEKMWRQKEKLREQKEIMQEQEEMMQEQEEKMCEQEEKLREQEEKTQEQEEKIWRQEEKIWRQEEKMQEQEEKLWEQEKKMWEQEEKMCRQEEKLQDQEEKMWRQEVKLREQEEKMWEQEKMMQEQEEKMWRQEEKMRRQEEKMRRQEEKMREQESRLWQQEKKMQEQEVRLQELEERLVELGRKAELWGSRRRWLQTL
- the LOC105497537 gene encoding golgin subfamily A member 6-like protein 26 isoform X3; translated protein: MWPQPHLPTHPVMSKETRQNKLAEAKQKLRDYHPQANPSVGTGASDTKTKNINNGANPETTTSDGCHSPEDKQQNQAQLEEEKKASHQHQEALRRELEAQVHTIRILTCEKTELQTALYYSQRAVQQLEGESRHLVSRLHDSWKFAGELERALSAVATQKNKADRYIEELTKERDALSLELYRNTITDDELKEKNAELQEKLRLVKSEKSEIQLNVKELERKLERAKLLLPQQLQEDADHLGKELQSVSAKLQAQVEENELWNRLYQQQEEKMWRQEEKIREQEKKMHDQEEKIREQEEKMHTQEEKMHTQEEKIREQEKRRQEQEEKMWEQEEKMHVQEEKRQEQEEKMWRQEKIWEQEKMWRQEEKIREQEEKIREQEEMIREQEEKMYEQGEKIREQEKMWRQEEKIREEEKIREQEEKMWRQEEKIREQEKKIREQEEKIREQEEMMWRQEENIQEQKEKMWRQEGKMREQEEKIREQEEKIWEQDKKRQEQEKKIQEQEEKRREQEEKMWRQEEKMHEQEEKIREQEKMWRQEEICEQEEKKREQEEMCRQEEKIHEQEEKIREQEKKRQEQEEKMWRQEEKIREQEEEMWRQEEKMHEQEEKIREQEEKIREQEEKRREQEEKMWRQKEKLREQKEIMQEQEEMMQEQEEKMCEQEEKLREQEEKTQEQEEKIWRQEEKIWRQEEKMQEQEEKLWEQEKKMWEQEEKMCRQEEKLQDQEEKMWRQEVKLREQEEKMWEQEKMMQEQEEKMWRQEEKMRRQEEKMRRQEEKMREQESRLWQQEKKMQEQEVRLQELEERLVELGRKAELWGSRRRWLQTL
- the LOC105497537 gene encoding golgin subfamily A member 6-like protein 26 isoform X1, giving the protein MNSRHADLRAVILIANSHSFKPEACIGCEPTGRNVMVPVHAHLGGLQLHSCKPARLQTHQKEQTLDTASLRIVNTRTVCGFILEVSEVKNPPIPDLQVHLLRDYHPQANPSVGTGASDTKTKNINNGANPETTTSDGCHSPEDKQQNQAQLEEEKKASHQHQEALRRELEAQVHTIRILTCEKTELQTALYYSQRAVQQLEGESRHLVSRLHDSWKFAGELERALSAVATQKNKADRYIEELTKERDALSLELYRNTITDDELKEKNAELQEKLRLVKSEKSEIQLNVKELERKLERAKLLLPQQLQEDADHLGKELQSVSAKLQAQVEENELWNRLYQQQEEKMWRQEEKIREQEKKMHDQEEKIREQEEKMHTQEEKMHTQEEKIREQEKRRQEQEEKMWEQEEKMHVQEEKRQEQEEKMWRQEKIWEQEKMWRQEEKIREQEEKIREQEEMIREQEEKMYEQGEKIREQEKMWRQEEKIREEEKIREQEEKMWRQEEKIREQEKKIREQEEKIREQEEMMWRQEENIQEQKEKMWRQEGKMREQEEKIREQEEKIWEQDKKRQEQEKKIQEQEEKRREQEEKMWRQEEKMHEQEEKIREQEKMWRQEEICEQEEKKREQEEMCRQEEKIHEQEEKIREQEKKRQEQEEKMWRQEEKIREQEEEMWRQEEKMHEQEEKIREQEEKIREQEEKRREQEEKMWRQKEKLREQKEIMQEQEEMMQEQEEKMCEQEEKLREQEEKTQEQEEKIWRQEEKIWRQEEKMQEQEEKLWEQEKKMWEQEEKMCRQEEKLQDQEEKMWRQEVKLREQEEKMWEQEKMMQEQEEKMWRQEEKMRRQEEKMRRQEEKMREQESRLWQQEKKMQEQEVRLQELEERLVELGRKAELWGSRRRWLQTL